One Candidatus Hydrogenedentota bacterium DNA segment encodes these proteins:
- a CDS encoding RNA methyltransferase — MPAISRNPIHVVLDNLRSAFNVGSIFRTADAGAVAHMHLCGMTSYPPNRKLEKTALGALDYVPWTHHADTGSAIAKLREEGIACVAIETVDGAVGHTAFAWPRPVAIVFGNEVTGIAPETVALCDAVVHIPMRGHKNTINVATAFGVVMYEILRQWEAPAAKG, encoded by the coding sequence ATGCCTGCGATCTCGCGTAATCCCATTCATGTCGTGCTCGACAACCTGCGCAGCGCGTTTAACGTGGGATCGATTTTCCGCACGGCCGACGCCGGCGCGGTTGCGCACATGCATCTGTGCGGCATGACGTCGTATCCGCCGAACAGGAAGTTGGAGAAGACGGCGCTGGGGGCGCTGGACTACGTGCCCTGGACGCACCACGCCGATACAGGGAGCGCGATCGCCAAATTGCGGGAAGAGGGCATTGCCTGCGTGGCAATCGAAACGGTTGATGGCGCCGTTGGGCACACGGCGTTTGCATGGCCGCGTCCTGTCGCGATCGTGTTTGGAAACGAGGTGACCGGGATCGCGCCCGAGACTGTCGCGTTGTGTGACGCGGTCGTACACATTCCGATGCGCGGGCACAAAAACACGATCAATGTCGCGACGGCATTTGGCGTGGTGATGTACGAAATCTTGCGGCAGTGGGAGGCGCCGGCAGCCAAAGGCTGA
- a CDS encoding CDP-alcohol phosphatidyltransferase family protein: protein MHERFKPSIARVAAAWLVHGLTASGAVIGVVALREIQHQHWNVFFLLLAIATAIDSIDGTLARYVRVKETIPFIDGALLDNIVDYFTYVIVPAAFVYGSGYFTPIGSAAAAAMMLLSSAYQFCQIDAKTEDHYFKGWPSYWNVVVLYIALLDWAPEHNFGIVLTCTVLVFVPIKYIYPSRTVRLRRLTLALTIAWSVCMVVLILQIPDPSRWLVWLSLSYVAYYVVFSFWWTLRTVENPA, encoded by the coding sequence ATGCACGAGCGATTCAAGCCATCCATCGCCCGCGTAGCGGCGGCGTGGCTGGTACACGGGCTTACGGCGAGCGGGGCGGTAATCGGTGTCGTCGCACTGCGGGAAATCCAGCACCAGCATTGGAACGTATTCTTTCTGCTGCTCGCAATCGCGACGGCGATCGACTCGATTGACGGAACACTCGCGCGTTACGTTCGCGTAAAGGAAACGATTCCATTTATCGACGGGGCGCTGCTGGACAACATCGTCGATTATTTTACGTACGTGATCGTGCCTGCCGCGTTTGTGTACGGGAGCGGGTACTTCACGCCGATCGGATCGGCCGCGGCGGCGGCCATGATGCTGCTGTCTTCCGCGTATCAGTTCTGCCAGATCGACGCGAAAACCGAGGACCACTACTTCAAGGGCTGGCCGTCGTACTGGAACGTCGTGGTCTTGTACATCGCACTGCTCGACTGGGCGCCGGAGCACAATTTCGGGATCGTGTTGACGTGTACGGTGCTTGTGTTCGTTCCGATCAAGTACATCTATCCGTCGCGCACGGTCCGGCTGCGCAGGCTGACGCTGGCGCTGACGATCGCATGGTCGGTGTGCATGGTGGTGTTGATCCTTCAGATTCCGGACCCGAGCCGGTGGTTGGTTTGGCTTTCGCTTTCGTACGTCGCGTACTACGTGGTCTTCAGTTTCTGGTGGACGCTTCGCACGGTAGAGAATCCGGCGTAG
- a CDS encoding peptidylprolyl isomerase, with translation MTSEKKSLHLDIELENAEEPRDYTKLVWLGVIALFVVLGTILYLYSGANPQVSTVRLRHILVKFDEKDPAQRAQALTRIREIRKRILDGEDFGKLARDNSNDPGSASKGGDLGYVTKGMLAQAIDDYIWTAPIGQLSEIIHTQFGFHVVVVDDRQLSKVDELAEQQRAASPQNAADGAANP, from the coding sequence ATGACCTCTGAGAAAAAGTCGCTGCACCTCGACATCGAGCTCGAGAACGCCGAAGAACCTCGGGACTACACGAAACTGGTATGGCTTGGCGTGATTGCGTTGTTTGTGGTCTTGGGCACGATACTTTACTTATATTCCGGCGCAAATCCGCAGGTCTCGACCGTACGCTTGCGCCACATCCTCGTTAAGTTTGACGAGAAGGACCCGGCGCAACGTGCGCAGGCGCTCACCCGCATTCGCGAGATTCGCAAGCGCATTCTTGACGGCGAGGATTTCGGCAAACTCGCCCGCGACAACTCGAACGATCCGGGCAGCGCAAGCAAGGGCGGCGATCTCGGCTACGTTACGAAAGGCATGCTGGCCCAAGCCATCGACGACTACATTTGGACCGCGCCCATCGGCCAACTGAGCGAGATTATCCACACGCAATTCGGGTTTCACGTTGTCGTTGTCGATGACCGGCAACTCTCGAAGGTCGACGAATTGGCCGAACAGCAACGCGCCGCGTCCCCCCAGAACGCCGCGGACGGCGCCGCGAACCCATAG
- a CDS encoding flagellin FliC: MGLRINTNVAALNAARTLQRSTQSLNISLERLSSGLRINRAKDDAAGLAIAEGFRSVVLGAQVSQRNAQDGVSLVQTAEGALSETTNILQRIRELAVQAANGTNSDANRRSLDEEVVQLLAQIDDIAQDTEFNGIRVLSAAQSVTFQSGPQQGQTLVVAVQGASTRDLGVSAVRISSVAQAVGALSTIDSAIRSVSSLRSTLGAFQNRLEFTINTLAIQEENSAASESAIRDADIARETIRFTRNQILVSAGTSVLAQANIVPQTALQLLGG, encoded by the coding sequence ATGGGACTCAGGATCAACACGAATGTCGCCGCGCTGAATGCGGCCCGCACGCTGCAGCGCTCGACGCAGTCGTTGAACATCAGCCTCGAACGCCTGTCGAGCGGGCTCCGCATCAACCGCGCGAAAGACGACGCCGCGGGCCTCGCGATTGCCGAAGGTTTTCGTTCGGTCGTTTTGGGCGCCCAAGTCTCCCAGCGTAACGCGCAGGACGGCGTCAGCCTCGTGCAGACCGCCGAAGGCGCGCTCAGCGAAACCACCAACATTCTCCAGCGTATTCGCGAACTCGCGGTGCAGGCCGCCAACGGCACCAACAGCGACGCCAACCGCCGCTCGCTCGACGAAGAAGTCGTGCAACTCCTTGCGCAGATTGACGACATCGCGCAGGACACCGAGTTCAACGGCATACGCGTGTTGAGCGCCGCGCAATCCGTCACGTTCCAGTCCGGTCCGCAGCAGGGCCAGACGCTGGTAGTCGCCGTACAGGGCGCGTCGACGCGCGACCTCGGGGTCAGCGCCGTCCGCATCTCGAGCGTGGCGCAGGCCGTCGGCGCGCTGAGCACGATCGACTCCGCGATCCGTTCGGTGTCGTCGCTGCGCAGCACGCTAGGCGCATTCCAGAACCGCCTCGAATTTACGATCAACACCTTGGCCATCCAGGAAGAGAACTCGGCTGCGTCCGAAAGCGCGATCCGTGACGCGGACATCGCCCGCGAAACGATCCGCTTTACGCGCAACCAGATTCTGGTCAGCGCCGGCACATCGGTCCTCGCCCAGGCAAACATCGTTCCGCAGACCGCGTTGCAGTTGCTGGGCGGTTAA
- a CDS encoding type II secretion system F family protein translates to MGLFSSQIALKKVVPLCRQLATSYDAGIPILRSLELVIRNQKDKNVRDVFERMHSSIGNGSTLAEAVRAEKKYLPTFFIELLATGEKGGKIDIMLRDLAQYFEDQLEMRRETIRAMTYPIIQLIAAWFIGTFALGIIGGIKDVFTQRGGSGFSFDAYIQQYLRFQGGALLIFGIVFAVCVVLSRAGLFGYVWGLFATYMWPMSRVTRMFGLARFFRSMSLLIGSGLRIDHCIENSATVTGNPYMEKQLLKAVSPVKDGATLVEAFSNVNVLLPQSREMLHVGEVSGQLEAALRKASEYHLAEAMHAAAIARRVLGVAISLTVAGLVGFVIIKFYLTYFSMIEGVMNDL, encoded by the coding sequence ATGGGCCTTTTCTCGTCACAAATCGCGCTCAAGAAGGTGGTACCCCTGTGCCGCCAGCTCGCCACGTCGTACGACGCGGGCATTCCCATCCTGCGCAGCCTCGAACTTGTCATCCGCAATCAGAAGGACAAGAACGTCCGCGACGTCTTCGAGCGCATGCATTCCTCGATCGGCAACGGCTCGACCTTGGCGGAGGCCGTGCGCGCCGAGAAAAAGTATTTGCCCACCTTCTTCATCGAACTGCTCGCCACCGGCGAAAAAGGCGGCAAGATCGATATCATGCTGCGCGACCTCGCGCAGTATTTCGAAGACCAACTCGAGATGCGCCGCGAAACCATCCGCGCGATGACGTATCCGATCATTCAACTCATCGCGGCATGGTTCATCGGCACATTTGCGCTCGGTATCATCGGTGGAATCAAAGACGTATTCACGCAGCGCGGAGGTTCGGGCTTTAGTTTCGACGCCTATATCCAGCAATACCTGCGATTTCAGGGGGGCGCGCTCCTCATCTTCGGAATCGTCTTCGCCGTCTGCGTGGTGCTGTCGCGCGCCGGCCTGTTCGGATATGTATGGGGCCTTTTTGCGACCTACATGTGGCCCATGTCGCGCGTCACGCGCATGTTCGGCCTCGCGCGGTTCTTTCGGAGCATGTCGCTGCTCATCGGCAGCGGTCTCCGTATCGACCACTGCATCGAAAACTCCGCCACGGTGACCGGCAATCCATATATGGAAAAGCAGTTGCTCAAAGCGGTGTCACCGGTGAAAGACGGCGCCACGCTCGTCGAAGCATTCTCGAACGTTAACGTCCTGTTGCCGCAATCCCGCGAGATGCTGCACGTCGGCGAGGTATCGGGGCAGCTCGAAGCGGCGTTACGCAAAGCGTCGGAATACCACCTCGCCGAGGCGATGCACGCCGCCGCCATCGCCCGCCGTGTATTGGGCGTCGCCATTTCGCTAACGGTTGCCGGTTTGGTGGGGTTCGTCATTATCAAGTTCTACCTGACATATTTCTCGATGATCGAAGGAGTAATGAATGACCTCTGA
- a CDS encoding flagellin FliC, which produces MGLRINTNVAALNAARTLQRSTQMLNVSLERLSSGLRINRAKDDAAGLAIAEGFRSVVVGAQVAQRNSQDGVSLVQTAEGALSETTNILQRIRELAVQAANGTNSDANRRSLDEEVVQLLAQIDDIAQDTEFNGIRVLSAAQSVTFQSGAQQGQTLVVAIQGASTRDLGVSAVRISSVAQAVGALSTIDTAIRSVSSLRSTLGAFQNRLEFTINTLAIQEENSAASESAIRDADIARETIRFTRNQILVSAGTSVLAQANIVPQTALTLLG; this is translated from the coding sequence ATGGGACTTCGAATCAATACGAACGTGGCGGCGCTGAACGCCGCCCGCACGCTGCAGCGCTCGACGCAGATGTTGAACGTCAGCCTCGAACGCCTGTCGAGCGGGCTCCGCATCAACCGCGCAAAAGACGATGCCGCCGGCTTGGCGATCGCCGAAGGCTTTCGCTCGGTAGTCGTCGGCGCACAAGTCGCCCAGCGCAACTCGCAGGACGGCGTCAGCCTCGTGCAGACCGCCGAAGGCGCGCTCAGCGAAACCACCAACATTCTCCAGCGCATTCGCGAACTCGCGGTGCAGGCCGCCAACGGCACCAACAGCGACGCCAACCGCCGCTCGCTCGACGAAGAAGTCGTGCAGCTCCTTGCGCAGATTGACGACATCGCGCAGGACACCGAGTTCAACGGCATACGCGTGTTGAGCGCCGCGCAATCCGTGACGTTCCAGTCCGGCGCGCAGCAGGGCCAGACCCTCGTCGTCGCGATCCAGGGCGCGTCGACGCGCGACCTCGGCGTCAGCGCCGTCCGCATCTCGAGCGTGGCGCAGGCCGTCGGCGCGTTGAGCACGATCGACACCGCGATCCGTTCGGTGTCGTCGCTGCGCAGCACGCTCGGCGCATTCCAGAACCGCCTCGAGTTCACGATCAACACGCTGGCCATCCAGGAAGAGAACTCGGCTGCGTCCGAAAGCGCGATCCGCGACGCGGACATCGCCCGTGAGACGATTCGCTTCACGCGCAACCAGATTCTGGTAAGCGCCGGCACCTCGGTCCTTGCCCAGGCAAACATTGTCCCGCAGACGGCGCTGACGTTGCTCGGCTAA
- a CDS encoding SelT/SelW/SelH family protein, with translation MAAPRIEIEYCTQCRWLLRAAWMAQELLTTFEKSIGEVALVPGIGGVFDVRVNAETVWSRKVEGRFPDIKELKQRVRDRIAPGMDLGHSDR, from the coding sequence GTGGCGGCACCGCGGATCGAGATCGAGTACTGCACACAGTGCCGGTGGCTGTTGCGCGCGGCGTGGATGGCGCAGGAGTTGCTCACGACATTCGAGAAATCGATCGGCGAAGTCGCGTTGGTGCCGGGCATCGGCGGCGTGTTTGACGTGCGCGTGAATGCGGAAACGGTCTGGTCGCGCAAGGTCGAGGGGCGGTTTCCCGATATAAAGGAATTGAAACAGCGCGTGCGCGACCGGATTGCGCCGGGCATGGACCTCGGCCACTCGGATCGGTGA
- the argS gene encoding arginine--tRNA ligase gives MHTYDSLAAPILAAFPQLTREDLVFAPAPKVEIADVALRTFEPAKKLGMAPPRLAAAIQDEVTFGADVVGVTLAGPYVNFKLDRNVFGRGIAARILADGKRYGSNASGAGKRALVEHTSINPNASPHVGRARNAMIGDSLVRLLRFEDFDVEVHYYVNDIGRQIALLVLACDDPSTLTFDEMLNVYAQAHARSEQDSAFAEAGFELLAKIEQGDAEVKKKFYAVTELCLQGQLAVLARLGIRYDRFDRESDFVKDPRLDAVLAALREKDALFEDEEKRLSVDMCKIGYPQHPDNEHRYLALLRSTGSSMYVYRDMAYTIEKMSKGADLNLIVLGEDHKVYMQQIALMLAAAGMGAPEPIYYSYILLKEGKMSTRQGKVVLLSDFLDEATARAAERVDEQCKDLDAGERKTIAERVAVGAIRFAILRVGANKNVIFDWDASLSFTGDTGPYVQYSCARISSILRKLETALPATPPDNFPVETDAEWALLSKLAAFPDVVANAAHTHSVAPIAQFALETARAFTTFYHECPVRDAPTEAQRIARGLICSATRTTLENALHLLGITALERM, from the coding sequence ATGCACACGTATGACTCATTGGCGGCGCCCATTCTCGCCGCCTTTCCTCAACTCACGCGCGAGGACCTCGTCTTCGCGCCCGCGCCAAAAGTCGAAATCGCGGACGTCGCGCTGCGCACATTCGAACCCGCGAAAAAACTGGGCATGGCCCCGCCAAGACTCGCCGCGGCCATCCAGGACGAAGTTACGTTCGGCGCGGACGTCGTCGGCGTCACGCTCGCGGGCCCATACGTAAACTTCAAACTCGATCGCAACGTGTTCGGACGCGGAATTGCCGCGCGCATCCTCGCGGACGGCAAGCGGTACGGATCGAACGCGAGCGGCGCCGGCAAGCGCGCCCTCGTCGAGCACACCAGCATCAACCCGAACGCAAGCCCGCACGTAGGCCGCGCCCGCAATGCCATGATCGGCGACAGCCTCGTCCGACTGCTCCGCTTCGAGGATTTCGACGTCGAAGTCCACTATTACGTCAACGACATCGGCCGCCAGATCGCGCTGCTCGTGTTGGCGTGCGACGACCCAAGCACCCTGACCTTCGACGAGATGCTGAACGTGTACGCGCAAGCGCATGCCCGCTCGGAACAGGACAGCGCGTTCGCGGAGGCCGGCTTCGAACTCCTGGCGAAAATCGAACAGGGCGACGCCGAGGTCAAGAAGAAGTTCTATGCCGTCACCGAACTCTGTTTGCAGGGACAGTTGGCCGTGCTCGCCCGGCTCGGCATCCGCTACGATCGGTTCGATCGCGAATCGGACTTCGTGAAGGACCCGCGGCTCGATGCCGTCCTCGCGGCGCTGCGCGAGAAAGACGCCCTATTCGAAGACGAAGAGAAACGCCTCTCCGTTGACATGTGCAAGATCGGTTATCCCCAGCATCCGGACAACGAGCACCGCTACCTCGCCCTGCTTCGATCGACCGGCAGTTCGATGTACGTGTACCGCGACATGGCCTACACGATCGAAAAGATGTCGAAGGGCGCGGACCTTAATCTGATTGTGCTGGGCGAAGACCACAAAGTCTACATGCAGCAGATTGCGCTCATGCTCGCCGCCGCCGGCATGGGCGCGCCCGAACCGATCTACTATTCGTATATCCTGCTCAAAGAGGGCAAGATGTCCACGCGCCAGGGCAAAGTCGTCCTGTTATCCGATTTCCTCGACGAAGCCACCGCCCGCGCCGCCGAACGCGTGGACGAACAGTGCAAGGACCTGGACGCCGGCGAGCGCAAAACCATCGCGGAACGCGTCGCCGTCGGCGCGATTCGATTCGCCATCCTCCGGGTCGGCGCGAACAAGAACGTGATATTCGATTGGGACGCGAGTCTATCCTTCACCGGCGACACCGGCCCCTACGTGCAATACTCGTGCGCGCGCATCTCGTCCATTCTGCGCAAACTCGAAACAGCCCTCCCCGCGACGCCGCCGGACAACTTCCCCGTCGAGACCGACGCCGAATGGGCGTTGCTCTCCAAGCTCGCGGCGTTCCCGGATGTCGTCGCAAACGCGGCACATACGCACAGCGTCGCGCCCATCGCCCAGTTTGCGCTCGAGACCGCGCGCGCGTTCACGACCTTCTATCACGAATGCCCCGTTCGCGACGCGCCCACCGAAGCGCAGCGGATCGCCCGCGGACTCATCTGTTCCGCCACGCGCACCACGCTCGAAAACGCCCTGCACCTGCTCGGCATCACCGCGCTCGAACGCATGTAA
- a CDS encoding alginate export family protein, with product MAIPASAELQNVQVGGSIQIRGNYYSNFTPDGNVPGALANFQIIWPNFFLPNRPIGGGGPFNGAGIVSRFSWDDEDSNSLSFVEQRTRLNVKADFTNEVSAFIELDEHDIWGEDFRSNYITGVDGRHLAGLGDVSVYQAYIEANEMWGFPLRARIGRQELSFGSEWLIGVNDTNSFFTGLSFDGVRLTYATDVFSVDAFYTTLAEGGVNEEDEDVSFSGVYGSYKGLENITIDAYWLWIRDARSLNDTNFVAPIEWLEDIFGLDDYDVTNLHTVGLRGAGTIGAFDFEAEAAYQFGDAGQQGFLFKPFLYGDDDAEFDGMWGANLEVGYTFDFAWTPRVYLGGAFFDGEDERSISFLEWLNPFDSPESSVSFNRLFSNWEYSEFLDQFGDLSNAYVIRGGVSVHPTESVEALLAVSYFKALESFSEPINFSVGGLKIPIAPALSFLDEENDDELGWEVGLYVTYHYSEDLSFQVGWAHLFVGDGLEDGQFSSGNGLLFNGGTGDDDSDYVFIETKLCF from the coding sequence ATGGCCATCCCGGCGTCTGCGGAATTGCAGAACGTCCAGGTGGGCGGGTCGATTCAGATTCGCGGAAACTACTACTCGAACTTCACGCCGGACGGCAATGTGCCCGGCGCACTGGCCAACTTTCAGATTATCTGGCCGAACTTCTTCCTGCCGAACCGTCCGATCGGTGGCGGTGGTCCGTTTAATGGTGCCGGCATAGTCTCGCGTTTTTCGTGGGACGATGAGGACAGCAACAGCCTCAGCTTTGTCGAGCAGCGCACCCGCTTGAATGTGAAGGCGGACTTCACGAATGAAGTGTCCGCGTTCATCGAACTGGATGAGCACGACATCTGGGGCGAGGACTTCCGCTCGAACTACATCACCGGCGTGGATGGCCGTCATCTTGCCGGTCTCGGTGATGTGAGCGTTTACCAGGCGTACATCGAAGCGAACGAGATGTGGGGTTTCCCGCTTCGCGCGCGCATTGGCCGCCAGGAGCTTAGCTTCGGCAGCGAGTGGCTCATTGGCGTGAATGACACCAATTCCTTCTTTACCGGCTTATCGTTCGACGGTGTCCGTCTGACGTACGCGACCGACGTGTTTAGCGTCGATGCGTTCTACACGACGCTTGCTGAAGGCGGCGTGAACGAAGAAGACGAGGACGTGTCTTTCTCGGGTGTGTATGGTAGCTACAAGGGCCTTGAGAACATCACGATCGATGCCTACTGGCTTTGGATTCGTGACGCCCGCAGCTTGAACGACACGAATTTCGTCGCGCCGATCGAGTGGTTGGAGGACATCTTTGGTCTGGACGACTATGATGTGACCAACCTCCACACTGTTGGCCTCCGCGGAGCCGGCACGATTGGTGCCTTTGATTTCGAAGCTGAAGCGGCTTACCAGTTTGGTGATGCCGGCCAGCAAGGTTTTCTGTTCAAGCCGTTCCTCTATGGCGATGACGATGCAGAGTTCGACGGCATGTGGGGCGCCAACCTTGAAGTTGGCTACACCTTCGACTTCGCGTGGACGCCGCGTGTGTACCTGGGCGGCGCGTTCTTTGACGGCGAAGACGAGCGGAGCATCAGCTTCCTTGAGTGGCTGAATCCGTTTGACAGCCCCGAGTCGAGCGTCAGCTTTAACCGTCTGTTCTCGAACTGGGAGTACTCCGAGTTCCTAGACCAGTTCGGCGACCTCTCGAACGCCTACGTGATCCGTGGCGGCGTGAGTGTCCACCCGACGGAAAGCGTCGAGGCGCTGTTGGCGGTCTCGTACTTCAAGGCGCTTGAGTCGTTCTCTGAGCCGATCAACTTCTCGGTTGGCGGCTTGAAGATTCCGATCGCGCCGGCGCTGTCGTTCCTGGATGAAGAGAATGACGACGAACTGGGCTGGGAAGTCGGCCTGTACGTGACCTATCACTACAGCGAAGACCTCAGCTTCCAGGTCGGTTGGGCGCACCTGTTCGTGGGTGATGGCCTCGAAGACGGTCAGTTCTCGTCCGGCAACGGTCTGCTGTTCAACGGCGGTACCGGTGATGATGATTCCGACTACGTGTTTATCGAAACGAAGCTCTGCTTCTAA
- a CDS encoding HD-GYP domain-containing protein: protein MESGGRIDQFGELATVWIMAILAGTLATLQRRALEHAAQMHEGALTSLVNALDARERNTRLHSQRVRAYAVRLAKQMGIRGSDATILGEAALLHDVGKIGVPDSILLKPGKLSDEEWTVMRRHPEFGFRILASVPRLGEAARIVFAHHERYDGTGYPNGLSGLSIPLGARIFSVVDVFDALTSDRPYHEALSIGKAIRAIDEKAGSDFDPEVVRAFKSIPAFEWRLMADSVNAPVTDNPRMCPPDTDQGSI, encoded by the coding sequence GTGGAATCCGGCGGCAGAATCGACCAATTCGGAGAGCTCGCCACTGTCTGGATAATGGCGATTCTGGCGGGAACACTGGCCACCTTGCAGCGTAGGGCGCTCGAACATGCCGCGCAGATGCACGAGGGAGCACTAACCTCACTCGTCAACGCGCTCGACGCGCGCGAGCGGAACACTCGACTTCACTCGCAGCGCGTGCGCGCATACGCCGTGCGACTGGCCAAGCAAATGGGCATCCGAGGCAGCGACGCCACCATTCTTGGCGAGGCAGCGCTGCTTCACGATGTCGGGAAAATAGGGGTGCCCGATTCGATATTACTCAAGCCGGGAAAACTGTCCGACGAAGAATGGACAGTAATGCGCCGACATCCCGAGTTTGGATTTCGGATACTTGCTTCCGTGCCCCGCTTGGGCGAAGCGGCCCGAATCGTATTCGCGCACCATGAGCGCTACGACGGAACAGGTTACCCCAATGGCCTGTCCGGCTTGTCGATTCCATTGGGCGCTCGCATCTTTTCCGTTGTGGATGTCTTTGACGCATTGACGTCAGACCGGCCCTATCACGAAGCATTGAGCATTGGCAAGGCCATTCGTGCAATCGACGAAAAAGCCGGGTCCGACTTCGACCCGGAGGTCGTGCGGGCGTTCAAATCGATTCCGGCCTTTGAATGGCGTCTGATGGCCGATTCGGTTAACGCTCCGGTGACTGATAATCCCCGGATGTGCCCACCAGATACTGACCAGGGAAGCATTTAG
- a CDS encoding flagellar protein FlaG, with the protein MGVPSISVQELRISAVPPAAWARSGGGVESPPKEAAPAAREIRAVSGETQRPAPESFSDTTGVRLRVDRETNRIIAQIVDEDDNVIRQIPPEDALRIAAQTRELLGLLFDQSA; encoded by the coding sequence ATGGGAGTGCCCAGCATCTCGGTACAGGAGCTGCGCATCAGCGCGGTTCCGCCGGCAGCTTGGGCGCGATCCGGCGGCGGCGTTGAATCGCCGCCGAAGGAAGCGGCCCCAGCGGCGCGGGAAATCCGCGCCGTATCGGGCGAAACCCAGCGGCCGGCGCCGGAGAGCTTTTCCGATACGACTGGCGTGCGACTGCGCGTGGATCGGGAAACGAACCGTATCATTGCGCAGATCGTAGACGAAGACGACAATGTGATTCGCCAGATTCCGCCGGAGGATGCGCTCCGAATCGCAGCGCAGACCCGCGAACTCCTGGGCCTGTTGTTTGACCAATCGGCCTGA
- a CDS encoding type II secretion system F family protein, with translation MGLLSRKLGVKTMAHFCRVLAQSSTGFVQIERALELAAGPGAPAELRRTVPPILDRIKQGGSLSEALRVQQRYIPDDFLELVSAAERGGKVEVAFQHLAHDYELRLEFMRSMARQLTYPLLLWISFHVISFWQGLMTTVESVEMYTLRFAWATFLSLLPLLVVYLALRHFGLLDKLCYAVASRTWPWRGILHSIALVRFFRCLAMLLEAGLAVPQAIERSAATTVNPRVRAKLAQAVPLVQQGASLTRALEATGMLPNLAVEMVRTGEFAGRLEDLLKKTAQYIEEGAYHYVRMLQYTFFALLIPAILVLIILRALATQVVMIFLQVRDMLSG, from the coding sequence GTGGGCCTGCTCTCGCGAAAGCTCGGCGTCAAGACGATGGCGCACTTCTGTCGCGTGCTCGCGCAAAGCAGCACCGGCTTCGTGCAGATCGAGCGCGCGCTCGAACTCGCCGCCGGCCCGGGCGCACCCGCCGAACTGCGTCGGACCGTGCCGCCCATTCTCGATCGCATCAAGCAGGGCGGCTCTTTGTCCGAAGCGTTGCGCGTGCAGCAGCGTTATATTCCCGACGATTTTCTCGAACTCGTCTCCGCCGCCGAGCGTGGGGGAAAGGTCGAGGTTGCATTCCAGCATCTGGCCCACGACTACGAACTGCGCCTCGAATTCATGCGCTCGATGGCGCGCCAACTCACCTACCCGCTGCTGTTGTGGATTTCGTTCCATGTCATTTCATTCTGGCAAGGGTTGATGACCACGGTCGAAAGCGTCGAGATGTATACGTTGAGATTCGCGTGGGCCACATTCCTCTCGTTGTTGCCGCTGCTGGTTGTTTACCTCGCGTTGCGGCATTTCGGCCTTCTCGACAAACTCTGTTACGCCGTCGCGTCGCGCACCTGGCCGTGGCGCGGCATCCTGCACAGCATCGCGCTTGTCCGGTTCTTCCGCTGCCTCGCGATGCTGCTCGAGGCGGGCCTCGCCGTGCCGCAGGCCATCGAACGGTCCGCCGCGACCACGGTCAATCCGCGCGTCCGCGCCAAGCTCGCGCAGGCGGTCCCGCTCGTGCAGCAGGGGGCCAGCCTCACTCGCGCGCTCGAAGCCACTGGCATGCTCCCGAACCTTGCCGTCGAAATGGTCCGCACGGGCGAGTTCGCGGGACGCCTCGAAGACCTGCTGAAGAAGACCGCCCAATACATCGAGGAAGGCGCGTACCACTACGTGCGGATGCTGCAATACACGTTCTTCGCGCTCCTCATTCCCGCGATACTGGTGCTGATCATACTGCGCGCCTTGGCAACGCAAGTCGTAATGATATTTCTCCAGGTTCGTGACATGCTCAGCGGGTGA